The segment GACGCCCTGGGCCGGTTCCTTTCCAGGTTCCTGCTCATTGCCGGCGGGGTCATGCTCACGGCCATGGTCGCTTTGGCCTGCGCCAACATGTTCATGCGTGGGGCCATGAGTGCACCCATCCGCGGCACCTATGAACTGATGGGATTCTTCGGGGCCATTGTCAGTGCCTTTGCCCTGGCCGCCACACAGATGAGAAAAGGGCACATCGCCCTGACCATGCTTGCAGGCAAATTTCCCCCGGTCGTGGATCGATACATCGATGCCTTCACCAATCTGGCCTGTGCCGCATTCTTCAGCCTCATCGCATGGAAGACCTGCGCCTACGCCTCCTCACTCATCGAATTCGGGGAGTTGTCCTCGGACCTGAACATTCCGTTTCATGGTTTCGTCTATGCCGTGGCCTTTGGCAGTGCCGTGCTTGCCTTGAACCTGCTCACCGATTGTCTGAAAGCCCTGGCCGACTGGAAGGAACCCACATGAGCCTCGTGACCGTCGGCATCCTGGGCATCCTGGCCCTGTTGGCCATCCTTTTTCTGCTGCGCATGCCCGTGGGTTTTGCCATGGGCATCGTCGGCTTCATCGGTTTTGCCCACGTCATCAACACCAAAGCCGCCATGGGCATGCTGGGTACGGAACTCTGGCAGGTCTTCTCTTCATACGGGCTGACCGTGATCCCGCTGTTCATCTTCATGGGCCAGATCTGTTTCCAATGTGGGGTCAATAAGCGGTTGTACAAGGCAGCCTACACCTGGACCGGACAGGTGCAGGGCGGACTGGCCATGTCCACCATCCTGGCCTGCGCCGGATTCTCGGCCATCTCCGGGTCCAATACGGCCACCGCCGCCACCATGAGCACCGTGGCCCTG is part of the Desulfovibrio ferrophilus genome and harbors:
- a CDS encoding TRAP transporter small permease, producing MSTVIQLLDALGRFLSRFLLIAGGVMLTAMVALACANMFMRGAMSAPIRGTYELMGFFGAIVSAFALAATQMRKGHIALTMLAGKFPPVVDRYIDAFTNLACAAFFSLIAWKTCAYASSLIEFGELSSDLNIPFHGFVYAVAFGSAVLALNLLTDCLKALADWKEPT